A stretch of Dyella sp. BiH032 DNA encodes these proteins:
- a CDS encoding response regulator → MPPLLIVVVDDDESVRESLPDLLKEFGFAAQAFPSGEAFLASGLVEATRCLILDLAMPGMRGTELQRELRRRGHDIPVIFITAHGDAADRPRLIRQGAVDCLLKPFSEADLLRALSTALPVE, encoded by the coding sequence ATGCCGCCTTTGCTCATCGTGGTTGTCGACGACGACGAGTCGGTGCGCGAGTCGCTGCCGGACCTGCTGAAGGAATTCGGCTTCGCCGCGCAGGCCTTTCCTTCCGGAGAGGCGTTCCTCGCCTCCGGTCTCGTCGAGGCGACCCGCTGCCTGATCCTCGATCTGGCGATGCCTGGCATGCGCGGCACCGAGTTGCAGCGGGAACTGCGCCGGCGCGGCCACGATATCCCGGTCATCTTCATCACCGCCCACGGCGACGCGGCCGACCGCCCGCGGCTGATCCGCCAGGGCGCCGTGGACTGCCTGTTGAAACCCTTCAGCGAAGCGGACCTGCTCCGCGCGCTCAGTACCGCCTTGCCGGTCGAGTGA
- a CDS encoding PAS domain-containing protein: MDNELSSVVDLLPGLVWTMFPDGRLAQINRAWCDYAGVDAAEARRRGWSALVHPDDLPAWLDGWSSRTPSPPLETAVRLRRFDGVYRRFVLRTRPLSKASEAGWCGVAVEAEGCVPAERMPDLQEAGLRAVMDSVPTFIGLAAPSGGVEYFNRFALDYLGATLEEMEGWKATRMVHPDELPAVLVAWTHAVQTGEPYDFVHRVRRADGSYRWFQVRGLPMRDETGRITRWFVVNTDIDEQKRGEDLLAGEKQLLDMVARDRPPQDILDAFCKLVETAVAGCRCTVMLLDRSGTRMGLCAGPSLPARYIETIAECAIGTDIGPCPMAARLQEQIIAPDLALETRWAATRWPSMAMSHGLRCCWSTPIVAKSGESLGVFAIYYERPRSPGRQDLALIDQLTHIAGTAIERMHSRLTLRHALDDVRASEDRLRSIIDAIPGFVWSTAPDGSVDFLNQRWSEYTGMPLEEARDFGWTSAVHPDDAAALAAYWQALLEAGLPGEYEARLRRHDGVYRWFLIRAVPQRDETGRLVRWYGANTDIDDRKQAELLLAGEKRLLGLMAGGALLAPILDEACRLIESVLDGALCGVVLVDARRSHPARAGDASLYLQAGAAPTLPAAVLETVVGRVVDANANPIALAATRGRVVISADLAHEQRWQPWRAIALAQGIRASWSIPVGAGSSMAAGVLSILFRQAKTPEPAHEALIARFAHLVNIAIECARWEAALRQSEAFLAKAQRLSLTGTFSWRVEEDEIAWSEEIYRIVEVDPAASPTFDLLYTRIHPEDIPAFSEVFKRQRVEGRDFEHEHRLLMPDGRVKHVHLVAHANRDEDGGLEYIAAVQDITQRRLSEEALGKVRSELSHVARVATLGALTASIAHEVNQPLAGIITNASTCLRMLAADPPNVEGARETARRTIRDGNRASEVIRRLRALFAKKATSAERVDLNEAAREVTAMLLGELQRHSVILQPEFAEALPPVRGDRVQLQQVIVNLMLNAADAMQAVIDRPRQLRLSTHVDEDGRVCLAVRDNGAGLEGEDTERLFQAFYTTKSSGMGIGLSVSRSIIESHGGELWAAPNDGPGACFCFAVPAWSEAEGAVPAGGDGEAPGLAHAGDAAELS, encoded by the coding sequence ATGGATAATGAGCTCAGCAGCGTCGTCGACCTGCTGCCTGGCTTGGTGTGGACCATGTTCCCCGATGGCCGCCTCGCCCAGATCAACCGGGCCTGGTGCGACTACGCCGGCGTCGATGCCGCAGAGGCACGCAGGCGCGGATGGTCCGCGCTGGTCCATCCTGACGACCTGCCCGCATGGCTCGATGGCTGGTCTTCCCGCACTCCCTCTCCGCCACTGGAAACCGCCGTACGCCTGCGCCGCTTCGACGGTGTCTATCGGCGGTTCGTGCTGCGGACCCGTCCGCTGTCGAAGGCATCCGAGGCCGGATGGTGTGGCGTGGCGGTCGAGGCCGAAGGCTGCGTGCCTGCCGAACGCATGCCGGACCTGCAGGAGGCGGGCCTGCGCGCCGTCATGGACAGCGTGCCCACCTTCATCGGCCTTGCCGCGCCCTCCGGCGGCGTGGAGTACTTCAATCGCTTCGCGCTCGACTACCTGGGCGCCACGCTGGAGGAAATGGAAGGCTGGAAAGCCACCCGCATGGTCCACCCCGACGAGCTGCCGGCCGTGCTGGTCGCGTGGACACACGCCGTGCAGACCGGCGAGCCGTACGACTTCGTGCATCGCGTGCGCCGCGCCGACGGAAGCTACCGCTGGTTCCAGGTGCGAGGCCTGCCGATGCGGGACGAAACCGGGCGGATCACGCGCTGGTTCGTCGTCAACACGGACATCGACGAGCAAAAGCGCGGCGAGGACCTGCTCGCGGGCGAGAAGCAACTGCTCGACATGGTGGCGCGCGACCGCCCGCCGCAGGACATCCTCGATGCGTTCTGCAAGCTGGTCGAAACCGCCGTCGCCGGGTGCCGTTGCACCGTGATGCTGCTTGACCGCTCCGGCACGCGCATGGGCCTATGCGCCGGGCCGAGCCTCCCTGCCCGCTATATCGAGACCATTGCCGAGTGTGCGATCGGCACCGACATCGGCCCATGCCCGATGGCAGCGCGACTGCAGGAACAGATCATCGCGCCCGACCTGGCGCTGGAAACGCGCTGGGCGGCCACCCGCTGGCCCTCGATGGCCATGTCGCACGGCCTGCGTTGCTGCTGGTCGACGCCGATCGTCGCCAAGTCCGGCGAGAGCTTAGGCGTTTTTGCTATCTACTACGAGCGCCCGCGCTCGCCCGGACGGCAGGACCTGGCGCTGATCGATCAGCTCACCCATATCGCGGGCACCGCCATCGAACGCATGCACTCGCGGCTGACGCTGCGGCACGCGCTGGACGACGTCCGCGCGTCGGAGGACCGGCTGCGCAGCATCATCGATGCCATCCCCGGCTTCGTCTGGAGCACGGCGCCCGACGGCAGCGTCGACTTCCTCAACCAGCGCTGGAGCGAATACACCGGCATGCCGCTGGAAGAAGCGCGCGACTTCGGCTGGACGTCGGCCGTGCATCCGGACGATGCCGCCGCACTGGCCGCTTACTGGCAGGCGCTGCTCGAAGCCGGACTGCCCGGCGAATACGAAGCGCGGCTGCGCCGCCACGATGGCGTCTATCGCTGGTTCCTGATCCGCGCGGTGCCGCAGCGCGACGAGACCGGCCGATTGGTGCGGTGGTACGGCGCCAACACCGACATCGATGACCGCAAGCAGGCGGAGCTGCTGCTGGCCGGCGAAAAGCGGCTGCTCGGCCTGATGGCGGGCGGCGCACTGCTCGCGCCCATCCTGGACGAAGCCTGCCGGTTGATCGAGAGCGTGCTGGACGGCGCACTCTGTGGCGTAGTGCTGGTGGATGCCCGCCGCTCGCATCCCGCGCGCGCCGGCGACGCCAGCCTCTACCTGCAAGCCGGCGCCGCTCCGACCCTGCCGGCGGCCGTGCTGGAGACGGTCGTGGGCCGCGTCGTGGATGCGAACGCCAACCCCATCGCCCTGGCGGCCACACGCGGCCGCGTGGTGATCTCGGCCGACCTGGCGCACGAGCAGCGCTGGCAACCATGGCGTGCGATCGCGCTGGCGCAAGGCATCCGGGCGAGCTGGTCGATACCTGTCGGGGCCGGCAGCAGCATGGCGGCCGGCGTGCTGTCGATCCTGTTCCGCCAGGCCAAGACGCCGGAACCGGCGCACGAAGCGCTGATCGCCCGCTTCGCTCACCTGGTCAATATCGCCATCGAGTGCGCGCGCTGGGAGGCGGCGCTGCGGCAGAGCGAGGCCTTCCTCGCCAAGGCTCAGCGCCTGAGCCTGACCGGCACGTTCTCGTGGCGGGTGGAGGAAGACGAGATCGCCTGGTCCGAGGAGATCTATCGCATCGTCGAAGTCGATCCGGCGGCGTCGCCCACCTTCGACCTGCTCTATACCCGCATCCATCCCGAAGACATCCCCGCCTTCAGCGAAGTGTTCAAGCGGCAGCGGGTCGAGGGGCGCGACTTCGAGCACGAGCACCGGCTGCTGATGCCCGATGGCCGGGTCAAGCACGTGCACCTCGTCGCCCATGCCAACCGCGACGAAGACGGCGGACTGGAATACATCGCCGCCGTACAGGACATCACCCAGCGCCGCCTCTCGGAGGAAGCGCTGGGCAAGGTCCGGTCCGAGCTGTCCCACGTCGCCAGGGTGGCGACGCTGGGTGCGCTCACGGCATCGATCGCGCACGAAGTGAACCAGCCGCTGGCCGGCATCATCACCAATGCAAGCACCTGCCTGCGCATGCTCGCGGCGGATCCGCCCAACGTGGAAGGCGCGCGCGAAACCGCGCGCCGCACGATCCGCGACGGCAACCGCGCCTCCGAAGTGATCCGGCGGCTGCGCGCTTTGTTCGCGAAGAAAGCGACCTCCGCGGAACGGGTCGACCTCAATGAGGCGGCGCGCGAAGTGACCGCGATGCTGCTGGGCGAACTGCAGCGGCACAGCGTGATCCTGCAACCCGAGTTCGCCGAAGCGTTGCCGCCGGTCCGGGGCGATCGCGTGCAGCTGCAGCAGGTCATCGTCAACCTCATGCTCAATGCGGCCGATGCCATGCAAGCCGTGATCGACCGCCCTCGCCAGCTGCGGCTGAGCACTCACGTGGACGAGGATGGGCGCGTATGCCTGGCGGTCCGCGACAACGGCGCGGGCCTCGAAGGCGAGGACACCGAGCGGCTGTTCCAGGCTTTCTACACCACCAAGAGTTCGGGCATGGGCATCGGCCTGTCGGTGAGCCGCTCCATCATCGAGAGCCATGGCGGCGAGCTGTGGGCCGCGCCCAACGACGGGCCGGGCGCCTGCTTCTGCTTCGCCGTTCCGGCGTGGTCCGAGGCCGAAGGCGCAGTACCGGCTGGCGGCGACGGTGAGGCGCCGGGCCTGGCGCATGCCGGCGATGCGGCGGAGCTGTCCTGA